A single window of Mycolicibacterium aurum DNA harbors:
- a CDS encoding alpha/beta fold hydrolase, protein MGRYAGAFGPHAPEATYVAHEYPEQLFDTGEVTLNYAVAGDESRPPLLLIPGQSESWWGYEAAMPLLAEHFHVHAVDLRGQGRSTRTPHRYTLDNVGNDLVRFLDGVVGRPAFISGLSSGGLASAWLSAYAKPGQVIAACYEDPPFFSAETHPQVGPAVTDSIGPLFGMWANYLGDQWSVGDWDGFVDAVPRELADWQVHVALVVGTAEPSQNLREYDPEWGKAFITGSFAASCPHHVMLSHVKVPVLFTHHFRMIDEASGGLIGACADPQAERVVQLVRDAGPSITYRSFPMMGHSMHGQDPTLFADTIVEWFSGFTR, encoded by the coding sequence GCCACCTATGTCGCGCACGAATACCCCGAACAGCTCTTCGACACAGGTGAGGTGACGCTGAACTACGCCGTCGCCGGGGACGAAAGCCGCCCTCCGCTGTTGCTCATCCCCGGCCAGTCCGAGTCGTGGTGGGGGTATGAGGCCGCGATGCCGCTGTTGGCCGAACATTTCCACGTCCACGCTGTCGATCTGCGCGGGCAGGGACGCTCGACGCGGACGCCGCACCGGTACACACTCGACAACGTCGGCAATGACCTCGTCCGGTTTCTCGACGGGGTGGTCGGGCGGCCCGCGTTCATCAGTGGGCTGTCGTCCGGGGGTCTGGCCAGTGCGTGGCTGTCGGCCTACGCCAAGCCCGGCCAGGTGATCGCCGCGTGCTACGAGGATCCGCCGTTCTTCAGTGCGGAGACCCACCCGCAGGTGGGTCCCGCCGTCACCGACAGCATCGGGCCGCTGTTCGGAATGTGGGCCAACTATCTGGGCGATCAGTGGAGTGTCGGCGACTGGGACGGCTTCGTCGACGCGGTGCCGCGTGAACTCGCCGACTGGCAGGTGCACGTCGCCCTGGTCGTGGGCACCGCGGAACCGTCGCAGAACCTCCGCGAGTACGACCCCGAGTGGGGAAAGGCCTTCATCACCGGTTCATTCGCGGCGAGTTGCCCCCACCACGTGATGCTGAGCCACGTCAAGGTTCCCGTGCTGTTCACCCATCACTTCCGCATGATCGACGAGGCTTCGGGAGGGTTGATCGGTGCCTGCGCCGACCCGCAGGCCGAGCGGGTCGTCCAGCTGGTTCGGGACGCGGGACCGTCCATCACCTATCGATCGTTTCCGATGATGGGCCACTCGATGCACGGTCAGGACCCGACGTTGTTCGCCGACACCATCGTGGAGTGGTTCTCCGGATTCACGCGCTGA